The Blautia pseudococcoides genome segment TCATAAGCGGAAACAATGATAATGGGCACATCGCTGCCCAGTTCTCTGCGGATGGCTTTCACTGTCTCCAGACCATCCATCTCCGGCATCTTCCAATCCAGCACAACAGCAAAAAAATCATCCTTCTCTTCATGGGCTTCTACAATCCGCCGGACAGCCTCCTTACCAGATAATACCCAATACCCCCGCATTCCCAATTCATTGAGCAGTGCCGCTGCACTTTCACAGGTGATCTTATCATCATCCACGACCAGTACCGGCAAACCGGCAAGTTCCTCACTGTATTCCTCTTTTTCCAGACAGAGTTCAAGGGGAACGGATACGGTAAATTTACTGCCCTTACCCAGCTCGCTCTGCACATTGATGGAACCGTTCATCATCCTGACAATATTCTCCGTAATGGTCATACCCAGGCCTGTGCCCTGCAGTTTACTGATACGGGAATCCTCTGCTCTGGTGAATGGTTCAAATATCCGGGGAATGAAATCATCGGCTATCCCAATTCCATTGTCGATACAGATAAATTCGTACTGGCTTTTCCCGGGAGACGGTGCGTGCAGTTCATTGATGCGAAGTATGATCCTTCCTTTTTCAGGGGTATACTTGATTGCATTGGACAAAAGATTCATAAGGATCTGCTGCAGCCGGTCACCGTCAGCAATGACATTCTCATGCCGTACCTGACCGATGCTGATTTGGAATTCCTGCTGTTTTTCTGTCACCAGAGGGCGGCACATGTCCGTTATATTCTGAACCAGCTCCGGCAGATTGACCTTTTCCGGCATCAGATCAATTCTCCCGCTTTCAATCTTTGACATATCAAGGACTTCATTGATCAGACTGAGCAAATGACGGCTTGATGTGCCGATTTTGTTGAGACAATCCCGTATCTTTTCCGGTGAATTTATATTGGCCTGAGCAATTGCCGCCATTCCCATAATAGCGTTCATGGGTGTCCGGATATCATGTGACATGGAGGAAAGGAAGTTTGTCTTCGCCTGATTGGCTATCCTGGCAGCCTGGCAGGCTTCTTCCAGGGCGATGCGCTGTCTCTGCTGTTCCTCCCGGTCATTGGTCATATCAATCCCCACACTGTAAAAGGACGGAATACCATCCCAGCTCTCCTCAGCGCTTACATAGCTGAACGTCATGGTGAGGATTTTAATTCTGCCGCTGCGTGTGATAATGCGGGCTTCGATACTTGTATCTCCGCCATTTTCTTTGGAGTTCTCCATGATCTTTACAGTCCGCTCCAGATCATCCGGGTGTACATAATCACAGCGGGAATGCAGTTCTGTTTCAAACTGCGATTTGGTATAGCCGATCACCTGCAGAAAACCGCCTCCATACCATAGAATCGTCCGCATATCCCTGGCATCCACCCTGGCAAATCCGCCGGGGATCGTCCGGATGATGGCTTCTTTTTCCCTGTCCTTTTTTGCCATGTTGTATTCCATGCTGTGGTTATCGTGGGACAACTCCAGACGTGCCCTGTGGCCTTCCCAGTAGACAATACGGTCCTTGATCAGAAATATGCGGTCCAGCACGGGATTATAAAATTCCCATTCATAAAATTCATCTTCTGTCAAAAGATGGTTGGTACAGAAGGGACAAGGACTGGTCCTGCCCTGTATTACCTCATAGCATTTGCGGCCTGCCACCTGCTCAAATGGCCTGCCCAGGGTTTCACAGGAAGACGAATTCAAATACAGAAGTTCATATGTCTCCAGATCAGCCAGATAGACATTTCCCACATATTCATCCATCATCCATTTAAAATAATCTGATTTTCTATCCGAATTGCAGGTTCCCTCTCCCACGGAGCTTGACAGCCTGCTGCACTCACCGGATGGCATGTTCCCCTCAGCTATGTTTCCTGCAGGGTCCGTATTTCTTTGACATTCCATGTCTTTCTCCTTCAACCAAATAATCCTCTTATATTCCAAAATATCTGTACCAAAACAAGTATTCCTGATTTGTTCACATACATATTTATGTATTATATCATAAATAGCAGAAATAGCAAACAATAAGAAAATGGATTTACTTTGCCTCTGTTTTCATAAACATCATAAGGAAGCGAAGCAGTCGCCCGCCGCTGCCGTTACTCTTGTTTTTGGTGATGCTATCTCTCCGCCTGCAGAGGTGGGAGAATGTCCTCCATGCTTTCTTCATAAAAAGGATAACGCCATACACGTAAAAAAACCGTGACATAAATCACGGTTCTGGATAATGTTCCTAACTGCTTATTCTTTAAAGTACCGGTTTAAAGCATCCGGTTCCGGTATCACAAAAGTATTCTTATCATAGCGGACAAGAAATGTTCCACCAGAACTTTGAGCTGGCGGGAAGCTGTCTCCCTTTTTGTTCCCAGCATATCCGCGATCTGGGTCACGGTGGGTTTCAGGCAGATACGGACACCTCCCTCCTCCTTTTCCCGTCATCACGTGCCAGCTTCCACAGTTTGGCTGCCATCTTTTCCCTCTTGTGGCATTGGTGGTATTCTTTAGCTGACGGTACAGTCTCCGGACCTTATGAGACTGGGAGAAAAAAAGAAAATGCAGGAGTCTGGCATCTGTTTCCATCAAAGACAAAAGCTGCTTTCCGGGAATCGCCAGAATCTCCGCAGCCTCCATAATCTCACAGCTCACAGGTTCCGGCAAATCCTGAAGTTTCTCCTCATTCATTTTCCCAGGACGAAGATCACCTATCCGTCACCCTCACGCTCCTATCTTACGTCTGATCTCATTATATCTCCAACTGCATCCATGACTGCCGCCAGATGTTTTGCCCACGCGCGGCATGACTTTTCCTAAGGCTCATTATAACGTAACAGATATCGAATATCTACCTATACTTATAAGATACTTAACTTCCTGTTAATAACAGGATACACGTATAGAGCTCAAATCTATATATTGATCATAAAAATATCCAATCCCCGCAAACAGCATCAGCAAGACTACCAGAAACAGGATAAAATAATACTGATGCTCACTGTGCATGACACTTATCTTATAATTCATAAACCAAGTCTTTACGGATCCACTGCTGCCCAGGATCAGGATAGCAGCCTGTATGGCGGGAAATACCAAAATTTCCGTATTCTCTCCCAGCATAAAATATGCGGGAACAGTAAGTATTAGTGTCAGGGCAAAGATGATCCAGGCCCTTTTATTATTTTGAAATATCATATTGTCTTCTCCTTCCACTGTCCTTTCCCGCATCTTAAGACGGTTTCTGCAGAGTGTCAATAGGATACTCACAATATCCGTTTTTTTCTGCCTGAGGTACATCCCTCCCTTATGCCTGTACCTGTTTGGCCCCGGCTCTGTCCGCGCTCAGGGAACGCCTTCCATGAATACACAGAGCACCATGGGGATCCAGATAAAGCTGGCCTCAATGTATGCAAGTGCCTTTGGTGTCTGGGCAGTGTTTGCCACATAGCCGCCCTTTTTCAGAAGCAGGCCGATGACTGCGCTGGCAAGGCCCATGCCGGCCTTTACAAAAAAGCCCTGAAAAGCGGCAATGAGACCTGAAACACTTTTGTTTTTCCTTTGGCAGTAGGTCCGCGCATTGACTGCGCTGACCGTAAGAAAGTTTTCGGCAGCCGGCACCCCATGGCCAAAGGCAAAGCCGCTGAACAGTTACAAATTTTTCAGAAGCAGGTAAAAGCGCCGTCCACAATAAAATCAGAACCTGTGGTAAAGCTGCTGGTATCTCCCGCCAGATACACGGCTATGGACTGCAGCTCTTCCGGGCGTCCCATACGTCCCATAGGCGCCATGGCATTCCACTGTTCGATCAATGGTTTCAGGCTTGGGGAATTGAGTGTCAGCTCTGTTCCCATGTATCCCGGGCTGATACAGTTTACCCTCACACCGCGTTTCGCAAACTCGATGGCCATGGATTTTGTGAGCTGGATCACGCCCGCCTTCGACGCATTGTAGGAACACTGGGGCTGAGGTACATTCACAATGTGTGCTGACATGGACGCTGTGTTGATGATAGAGCCGTGTCCCTGTTTCAGCATTTGTTTTGCGGCTGCCTGTGCTGTTAAAAATACGCCGCTTAAATTAATATCAATGACTTTTTTCCACTGTTCATAAGTCATCTCCTCACAAGGGATATTCATGCAGATGCCCGCATTACAGAATGCGGCGTCCAGCTTGCCGAATGTGCCCACGATCTCTTCCATCATGGCATTGACTTCTTCGGGCTTTGTCACATCCGTCCGGATGGCAATGGTCTTCACACCATTTTCCTCCCCAATGACTTTTGCGGTCTTATTCGCTTCCTCAATGTCCACATCCACGATTGCCACATCACTGCCTGCTTCCGCAAGCGCGATCGCGATCTGTTTGCCGATACCTCTGGCACCTCCTGTTACAAAAGATACTTTTCCGTCCAGTCTCATTTTCTCGATAATACCCATGGTTTGTCTCCTTTTCTTCGTGATATTTGTTTTGTGATCCATTTTTGTGAAATCGTTTTGTAAAATCTATTTATATAATAATCCCCGGACGGCAATTCGTAAATATGCATAACTATCCAAATATTGGGTTGCATTTTTATGAATTTCTACCAACGGTGTTTATTGGATGTTTGTGTTATACTCTATTGTAGAAAGTTTTTTTATAAATATCCTTTATAAATCTAAGGCTGCAGGGTATCTCCCCCTGCCTGCAGGAAAGGAATGAAAAGAATATGGAAAATATTACATTGACCGATATAAAGAAAAACAACTATTCTTTAATTTATAATCTTTTGTACGAGCAGGAAAAGCTTTCCAAGCAGGAAATTGCAAACCAGCTTCACTTGAGCCTGCCAACCGTCACACAGAATCTGGTCGCGCTGGAGGAGGCCGGACTGATCGAAAAGGGAGGACAGTTTGAATCGCAGGTGGGAAGAAGGGCTGTTGCCTACACCGTCTGCCCTCATGCAGGAATTGGGATCGGGGTGGAAATATTAAAGAAGCAGGTAAGGATTCTGGCAGTTGACCTGAAAGGCTGGATCTGTGGATGTGTGGAACATAAGCTTCTCTATAGAAATGACGATGCCTATTATAAGGAGACGGCAGACTTTGTCAGTGACTTTATCCGGGACAGCGGATTTGGAGAAGAACAGGTTCTTGGAATCGGATTTGCTGTGCAGGGCCTGACAACGGCTGACGGGCAGGAGATTATCTTTGGTAAAACACTGGGGTACACGGGGCTTAAGATCACAGCTCTTTCCAGACATTTGAAATATCCTTGTATGTTTCTCCATGACGCCAAATGTGCTGCTGCCACAGAGCTGTGGAACCGCAGGGATTTGACGGATGCTATCTATCTCTCCATCGGAAAGCATCTGGGTGGTGCCGTGATCATCGGGGGACAGACTGTGATGGGAAAACAGAACCATGGCGGTGCCGTGGAACATATGACCCTGATCCCAGGAGGACGGCCCTGTTACTGTGGAAAATCAGGCTGTATGGAGGCATACTGCTCTGTCAACGCGCTTATTCATGAGGAGGAGACATTGGAGGAGTTCTTCACCGGACTTAGAGACGGGGAAGCGGAGAAAAAGAGACGTTTTGATGAATATCTGGATCATCTTTCCACAGCGGTGAATAACCTGCATATGGTGATGGACTGCGATGTGATTCTGGGAGGACATATGGCACCTTTTCTGACAAAGGCGGATATGGATATCCTGCAAGAAAAAGTATGGGGGAAATCTGCGTTTCCGGATGAGGAGGATTTTATCTTTTTATCGGAAACTGCAAGGGATTCTGTGCCGGTTGGGGCGGCGTTGGAATTTGTGAGGGGATTTTTGGACGGTATTTAATGTATTTGCGGAGGGGCGGAGGCAGTATGACTTTGCAGCTGCCCCTGCTCCTCCACAAATGCAGGCCCCCTGTAGCTTTTCCACACCTGCTGCCATTGAGCATGGCTGGTACCGCCGTGCTCAATGGCAAATACAATCCTCTTTATGTTCCATCCCAACTGAAATAAGATTCCAGACTCTCCTGCAGCCGTTTCAATGATTTCACCTTTCTCTCCGTCACCCGATCCTCCGGCAGTATCTCACTGCAGAGGATCGGAGAATCTACCCTATGTTTCTTCCTTCCCCCAGCCACGGCAGCACCGCTTTGGTTGGCATAACAGTAGAGGCATCCATGGGGACAAGTGTCATAGGCGCCAATATCAATACTCTCCATGCAGCCGCATTGGCTTCTCTGGTTCTTGTCCTTTCCGGCTTCCAGGCCGCAGCCGCACAGGCGCTGGATCAGTTCTTTGTCTATACAGCTCCCGTGGGCGGTCCCGTATTTCTGAAGGTCCGCCTTTTCCGCGCAGGTCACGATCTCCATGCCGTGGCTTTTGGCGGTTTGGGCCAGCAGCCCGGCCAGCGCGCACAGACTTTCCTCCTCAAAGGGCTCACAGCCCAATTTTTCCAGGTTCTTTCGTATCTTAGGATAGAAATCCAGAAAACTGATGACCACCCGCTTTGTATATCCTTCCAATGCATCCGCAATCTGCGTAAATGCCCGCAGATGGTAAGCAGCCGTATACCGTTCACTGAAAAAAATAGGATCATACCGCCATATGACCCGCTCTGCTCCAAGACTCCCGGCAAGTGTCCTGAATGCGGGGATCAAAACCTGTTTCTTATCCGGCAGACCGGGCTCCACATCTTTTCCGTATCCGGTCAATGTAAACTGAAAGTAATACATGTATTCTTTCAGTAAAGAAATCCGTTCCAGCATAGGCGCAGGATTCTTTGTCCAGAATACAATGCAGTCCACCACCTCCGGGGCCAGGGAAATACGGCTGACCTGGTGGTGGGAAATAGGATTGCGCACACAGGCATACCCCGCTTCTATCCGCTCAAAAAACCAGTCCGAATAATATGCCGGCACATCTGTTCTCCGGCTCACACTCAGAATCAATCATGTCACCTCTTTTCCGAAAATATGTTCGTTTTTCTGATTATACACCATTCTGTCCTTTGACACAACCGTGACACAAATTTCAAGGAAAATCCCCCAAAATTCGTCTTGTCCCACTCCTCTTGATTGTCTATACTTAAAGACAGGAAAAGTATAGAACAGAAAGGTAACGAACAGTTATAGGAAAAGTTTTATAACAGGAGGAAAATTCATGAACAGAGAATACCATGTAGCAGTCACAGGCTGTGATCACGGGGAGGGAACAAAAGAGGCTCCCTTCAGAACCATATCAAAGGCAGCAAAGACCGCCGAAACAGGGGATAAGATCATTGTGCATGAGGGTGAATACCGGGAATGGGTAAAACCGGAACACAGCGGCTACAGTAATATCAGCCGCATTGTATATGAAGCCGCCCAAGGAGAAAAGGTGGTGATCAAAGGCTCCGAACGAATTCAGAACTGGGAAAATATAGAGGGAACTGTCTGGAAAGCCGTTGTTCCAAACACACTTTTCGGGGACTATAATCCATACAAAGAACCGCTGTGGGGTGACTGGTTCATCTATCCGGATGACAATTCCGTCCATGCAGGTGACGTATACTTAAACGGCAAATCTTTCTATGAAGCAAAATCCCTGGATGAGGTGAAAAATCCTCAGATCCGTACAGAGGGATACAATCCGCCGTGGACCAAACATCCGGAACCGATCAAGGATAAAGCATGGACCATTCATCAGTGGTACGCTGAGACTGACCATGAAAATACATACATTTACGCCAACTTCCAGGGCGCTGACCCAAACAAAGAACTGGCTGAGATCAATGTGCGCAAGTGCTGTTTCTACCCTGAGAAAACAGGTATGGATTATATTACGGTGCGGGGCTTTGAGATGGCTCAGGCCGCCTGCCCGTGGACACCGCCCACGGCTGACCAGCCGGGTCTTCTGGGTGCCAACTGGAGCAAGGGCTGGATCATGGAAAATAACATTATCCATGATGCGAAATGCAGCGGTATCAGCATTGGCAAAGAGGCATCCACAGGTCATAACCACTGTACCAGAAGGCACAGAAAACCAGGTTACCAGTACCAGATGGAGGCCGTGTTCCGCGCTCTGAAAATCGGCTGGAGCAAGGAGAAGATCGGTTCTCACATTATCCGGGGCAATATCATCTATGACTGCGGACAGAATGGTATTGTAGGTCATATGGGCTGCGTATTCAGCCAAATTTATAACAACCATATTTACAATATCGCTGTCAAACATGAGTATTTCGGCTACGAGATTGCAGGCATCAAGCTCCATGCAGCTATTGACGTACAGATCCGCAATAATAATATTCATGACTGCACCCTTGGTACCTGGCTTGACTGGCAGGCACAGGGCACCCGTGTCAGCAAAAATCTGTTCTACAACAATGACCGTGACCTGATGGTTGAGGTGACTCACGGACCTTATATGGTGGACAACAACATCTTTGCCTCTGCCTATAACTTTGACAACATTGCCCAGGGCGGCGCTTACGTTCATAACCTGTGCTGCGGAACCATGAGAAGAGAGGATGTTCTGAACCGCTCTACCCCATACCATTTCCCGCACAGCACAGAGGTCGCAGGCACTACCCCTGTATATGGAGGGGATGACCGTCTGTACAACAATATTTTTGTGGGCAGTGCGGATGCCTATACCGAGCAGTCCTTATGCGGAACCGAAGGCTACAACGGCTCCACCTCCACCCTGGAGGAATATATGGAGACCGTTGCCTCCATGGGTAATGAGGACCTGGAAATGTTTGAACAGGTAAAACAGCCGGCCTACATCAATCACAATGCCTATCTGAAAAATGCCCCGGCATTTGATAAGGAAAAAGATAACTTTAAAAGTCAGGCTGACCCGCAGGTAAAAGTCTCCGTTGAGGGAGAAGAAACCTACCTGGAGATTCAGCTTGAAAAAGACATGCTTAATATACCTTCTGAGATCATCTGCACAGAAAAACTGGGTATGGTCCGCATTCCGGAAGCTCCCTTTGACGGCCCTGACGGTGAATCCATTGTTCTGGACAGTGACTACAACGGCACCAAACGCTGCGGCACACCCGCAGCCGGACCTTTGGAAGGCCTGAAAGAAGGATACAACAAAATAAAAATCTGGGGATAACCCATAACAATGAAAACGGGACGCCGAAGATCCAGGCGTCCCGTTCCATTATTTATCCAAATACCTCTTTTCATATTCATCCACAGCGATCGGTTTACTGAACAGAAATCCCTGCGCCAGTTCCACACCGCAGGAACGGAGGACTCCAAGCTGTTCCTCTGTCTCTATCCCCTCTGCCACGATCTGGATACCCATCTGTTTCCCCATCTCCACAATGGAACTTATGATAGCCCGGGCTTTGGGATTTTTCACCACATCATCCACCATACTCTTATCCAGTTTCAAAACATCGAACTCCACTGCCGACAAAAGAGCCAGATTCGCGTATTCTGTGCCAAAGTCATCAATGGTCACAATAAATCCCGCCTCCCGGATTTTTTCGATCAAAGTACCAATATCAATATCATTGACGCTTCTGACGGTCTCTGTTATTTCTATCTCAAGATATTTGGGTGAGATTTTATATTTTTCGCATATGCCTAAAAGACGTTCTATGAAATGCGGCTGGGCCAGGGAATATCTTGAAAAATTCACGGATACAGGAAACCCCTTCTTCCCCTCCATGCTCCATTCTTTTATCTTGGAACAGATAAATTCAAACACAAAGAAGTCAATTTGGCTGACTGTCTGGGATTCCTCCAAAAGAGGGAGAAAATTGCCCGGAAGAACCAGGGAGCCATCCCTGGACTGGTATCGGATCAGGGCCTCCGCGCCCACTGCCATTCTGTCCGAAGATGAAATCTTTGGCTGCAGATAAACCACAAACTGGTTCCTGCTGATTTCTTCCCTGAGTATTTCAGGATCCGTCAGATAAAGCAGCTCGTCACTGTGGTGACGGTACCTTTTGGAAACCGGGTTATTCCTGTAAAATTCCTTCTTGTCCTCATACATCCTGGCATCCGCATTTGCCACAGCCTGACTTACGTCCACCAGCTTCTCTGTCCACTGGGAACCAATGGCTGCCTTGCACAGTTCATCTCTTTTGAAAGATGCCCGCAGAGCATTTACCTTTCCACGGAAATGCTCTTTTGATACGCCGGGGCAGACAATCACAAACTCGTCGCCTCCCACCCGGTAAAAACTGCCGTCCTGAAAAACCTGTTTCATGCGCTCCGCGCATTCAATAAGCACTTTATCCCCGAAAGCATGGCCAAACTGGTCATTAATATCCTTCAGCCCGTTGACATCCAGGTATACAATACCCACGCTTCCCTCTCTTCCCGCCAGCTTCTGCATATCTTCCATGTAGCGGTTTCTGTTGTAAAAGGATGTGAGGGTATCAAAATAACTGAGATGGGACAACTGCTGCTCATCCTCTGCTCTGCGATAGGAAAGCAGGATAAAGTAGCAAAGTGTCTGAAGGATCGAACCGATATTTAACAGTCGTTCCTCCGGGAGATTATCCACACCAAGGCATCCCACCACCATCCCTTCCTTCTCCAGAGGGGATATGGCTAAGTTGCGGATATTCCGTTCCCGGATGATATCCTCACTTCCCGGAAACATTTCCCTGAATTCCTCCGCACTTTTTATGACTATGCAGCCTTCCTTTCGCAGTATTCCGCGCCACTGTTCCATTTGTTCCCTGTGCAGGTTCTGCAGAACCTCCTGCCGGGATTCCACATTTTCGGCACACCATTCATAGTCGTTATTGAAAAATCCTCCTGTCAGATCAAACATATATGTTCTCTCTGCATTTAAAAACATACCACTCTCCTGCAGGACATCTTTTACCGCGTCTCCTATATCTTTTTCACAGTACAGAGTTCTGATGCATTCCATCACCATCTGCTCTGAGCTGAGGGCATACCGCAGCTTTTCTTTTTCATACTCTGCTTCCGTAGTATCAAAAGCCAGCTCCAGGCGCGCCTGTTTTCCATCCCACTCAATCAGACGGTCTTTGAACAGGTAATGCCGGCCTGTAAGGGGATTGGTATTTTCCCAGGTATAATTCTCTCCGCTTTTCAGATATTTGGTGGTGCAGAACGGACAGGGGGTATCTCTTCCCTGTAGTACCTGATAGCAGAGCTTCCCCTTCACATCATCTATATGAAAACTGCGCTTTCCCGCTTCATTTATGAATAACAATTCATATGTGTCAACCTCAGAGACATACAGAAGTTCAGAGATTTCATTCATGGGCGCCTGAATATCCTCTGTCATTCTGGAAAGTTTACGGCTCTTTTCCAGATTGGCATTCTCCATCAGTGCAACTGCCTTACGCCTTTTCTCCTGCTGCTTCATATAAAATGCCAGAAAGATTGCCGCAGCCGTACATATAAGGGTCAGCGCAGCAAAACAAATCTGTGCCATACGCACGTAACCCTCCGCATACTGCTCCGCAACTCCTACACTCTTATCAGCCAGCTCAAAATATTCTTCGCTCAAACGGTAAAGTGCACTACTGTCTGCCCCCTGTCTCACCTTCAGGATCTCCTGCTTTATCTCTTCCCAGCGTTCCTGCATAAGGGCCATCATTTCCTGATATTCCGCGTCATTGAGCCTGGCCAGATGATTTTCCCCTTTTCCCGTGCGCAACTCTTCTATGATGCCGTCCAGCTTATCTATCAGGGCATCATCCTGGGTTCCTTCCAGTTCCTCTTTCACCAGCCTTTGGGTTGCTCCGCGCACAACCCCGGTATAGTTGATGACTCTTGCATTTCCCTGGAGGCTCCTCATGGAATATAAGGACAGAAGCCCGGATAATACCAGAGCGACCAGCAGAAAAATGTTTCTCATCTTCTTTTGCATATGCACTTGCCCTCATACCTTTCTCACAGACGGCCTTGCCGTCTTTAGGGAAACGGCAGCGCATCAGTAAACGGTATTTCTTCTTTCTTCTAAGTATAGAATGTATTTTACTGCAAGTCAATGCGCTTTGTCTTTGTCCATTAAAAACCTTTTTCTATACTTTATTTTCCCATAGTCCAGTATTCTTTTGAGATAAACCGAATCATAGACTCCGCCAATTACCCCTGCCACCGGAATCCCCTGCAGGAACTTCATATACAGCAGTTCTTTTGAGAGGACAGAGGAGGTTTTTCTGATCTGATCGCCGCTGTCGTATCCCCCGGGTACTGTCTGCTCCATGATATATCGGTCTGTCTGCTCATTGATCTGCCTCAGAGTGTCTCCATAGGACAAGGCTCCCTGTATGAGCAGCAGTATGAAATACTTCTCCTCCTCAGTATCATACGAATATCCATAATGAAGCGCGGTTTCATAAATACTTTTCAGGATCATGCCTGTAAAAAGAGGAATGTCGGGAAGGCCAATGCCAAGGATCCCAAGGCCTACCCCTTCCACCCCTGCCAGAAGAAGGTTCCTGCTGCCTGCTGCCTGCGCTTTTTTCGTAAATGTGCGGAGTGTTTTTTTATTTTCCAGCAATCCGGCAGCGTAGGCATCTACTTTATACGTGTGCTCTATCTTCTCCCTGGAATATGTCTTCTCTATCACATCCGTCCCCTTCTCAAATATGAGGCCGAATGCTTTCTCAAATGCCTTATCCAGAGTCTCCTGCAGTCTTGCCGGAACCTTTGCTTCCAAAGTCCGGTCAAGAAAAGACGCATTCTTCTCCTCATTTCGTTTTAGAAATGCCTGCTCTTTTTTTAGAACTGCTTCCATCTCCACTGTCCGCGTAGATTTTTT includes the following:
- a CDS encoding MFS transporter translates to MPAAENFLTVSAVNARTYCQRKNKSVSGLIAAFQGFFVKAGMGLASAVIGLLLKKGGYVANTAQTPKALAYIEASFIWIPMVLCVFMEGVP
- a CDS encoding DUF1848 domain-containing protein; protein product: MILSVSRRTDVPAYYSDWFFERIEAGYACVRNPISHHQVSRISLAPEVVDCIVFWTKNPAPMLERISLLKEYMYYFQFTLTGYGKDVEPGLPDKKQVLIPAFRTLAGSLGAERVIWRYDPIFFSERYTAAYHLRAFTQIADALEGYTKRVVISFLDFYPKIRKNLEKLGCEPFEEESLCALAGLLAQTAKSHGMEIVTCAEKADLQKYGTAHGSCIDKELIQRLCGCGLEAGKDKNQRSQCGCMESIDIGAYDTCPHGCLYCYANQSGAAVAGGRKKHRVDSPILCSEILPEDRVTERKVKSLKRLQESLESYFSWDGT
- a CDS encoding ROK family transcriptional regulator, whose translation is MENITLTDIKKNNYSLIYNLLYEQEKLSKQEIANQLHLSLPTVTQNLVALEEAGLIEKGGQFESQVGRRAVAYTVCPHAGIGIGVEILKKQVRILAVDLKGWICGCVEHKLLYRNDDAYYKETADFVSDFIRDSGFGEEQVLGIGFAVQGLTTADGQEIIFGKTLGYTGLKITALSRHLKYPCMFLHDAKCAAATELWNRRDLTDAIYLSIGKHLGGAVIIGGQTVMGKQNHGGAVEHMTLIPGGRPCYCGKSGCMEAYCSVNALIHEEETLEEFFTGLRDGEAEKKRRFDEYLDHLSTAVNNLHMVMDCDVILGGHMAPFLTKADMDILQEKVWGKSAFPDEEDFIFLSETARDSVPVGAALEFVRGFLDGI
- a CDS encoding SDR family oxidoreductase — protein: MGIIEKMRLDGKVSFVTGGARGIGKQIAIALAEAGSDVAIVDVDIEEANKTAKVIGEENGVKTIAIRTDVTKPEEVNAMMEEIVGTFGKLDAAFCNAGICMNIPCEEMTYEQWKKVIDINLSGVFLTAQAAAKQMLKQGHGSIINTASMSAHIVNVPQPQCSYNASKAGVIQLTKSMAIEFAKRGVRVNCISPGYMGTELTLNSPSLKPLIEQWNAMAPMGRMGRPEELQSIAVYLAGDTSSFTTGSDFIVDGAFTCF
- a CDS encoding right-handed parallel beta-helix repeat-containing protein; this translates as MNREYHVAVTGCDHGEGTKEAPFRTISKAAKTAETGDKIIVHEGEYREWVKPEHSGYSNISRIVYEAAQGEKVVIKGSERIQNWENIEGTVWKAVVPNTLFGDYNPYKEPLWGDWFIYPDDNSVHAGDVYLNGKSFYEAKSLDEVKNPQIRTEGYNPPWTKHPEPIKDKAWTIHQWYAETDHENTYIYANFQGADPNKELAEINVRKCCFYPEKTGMDYITVRGFEMAQAACPWTPPTADQPGLLGANWSKGWIMENNIIHDAKCSGISIGKEASTGHNHCTRRHRKPGYQYQMEAVFRALKIGWSKEKIGSHIIRGNIIYDCGQNGIVGHMGCVFSQIYNNHIYNIAVKHEYFGYEIAGIKLHAAIDVQIRNNNIHDCTLGTWLDWQAQGTRVSKNLFYNNDRDLMVEVTHGPYMVDNNIFASAYNFDNIAQGGAYVHNLCCGTMRREDVLNRSTPYHFPHSTEVAGTTPVYGGDDRLYNNIFVGSADAYTEQSLCGTEGYNGSTSTLEEYMETVASMGNEDLEMFEQVKQPAYINHNAYLKNAPAFDKEKDNFKSQADPQVKVSVEGEETYLEIQLEKDMLNIPSEIICTEKLGMVRIPEAPFDGPDGESIVLDSDYNGTKRCGTPAAGPLEGLKEGYNKIKIWG
- a CDS encoding hybrid sensor histidine kinase/response regulator, which gives rise to MECQRNTDPAGNIAEGNMPSGECSRLSSSVGEGTCNSDRKSDYFKWMMDEYVGNVYLADLETYELLYLNSSSCETLGRPFEQVAGRKCYEVIQGRTSPCPFCTNHLLTEDEFYEWEFYNPVLDRIFLIKDRIVYWEGHRARLELSHDNHSMEYNMAKKDREKEAIIRTIPGGFARVDARDMRTILWYGGGFLQVIGYTKSQFETELHSRCDYVHPDDLERTVKIMENSKENGGDTSIEARIITRSGRIKILTMTFSYVSAEESWDGIPSFYSVGIDMTNDREEQQRQRIALEEACQAARIANQAKTNFLSSMSHDIRTPMNAIMGMAAIAQANINSPEKIRDCLNKIGTSSRHLLSLINEVLDMSKIESGRIDLMPEKVNLPELVQNITDMCRPLVTEKQQEFQISIGQVRHENVIADGDRLQQILMNLLSNAIKYTPEKGRIILRINELHAPSPGKSQYEFICIDNGIGIADDFIPRIFEPFTRAEDSRISKLQGTGLGMTITENIVRMMNGSINVQSELGKGSKFTVSVPLELCLEKEEYSEELAGLPVLVVDDDKITCESAAALLNELGMRGYWVLSGKEAVRRIVEAHEEKDDFFAVVLDWKMPEMDGLETVKAIRRELGSDVPIIIVSAYDYSEIEEEFLQAGADAFITKPLFKSKMLQVLYIFISSDLGETVESRDENIHTRTDCKKILLAEDNDMNREIAVELLQMQNFVVDAVENGQRAREVFEASAVGEYDAILMDIQMPVMNGYDATSAIRSSNRCDAGTVPIIALTADAFTADVAKARDKGMNDHIAKPIELKRLLDVLNRWLQ
- a CDS encoding cyclic nucleotide-binding domain-containing protein, which produces MNEEKLQDLPEPVSCEIMEAAEILAIPGKQLLSLMETDARLLHFLFFSQSHKVRRLYRQLKNTTNATRGKRWQPNCGSWHVMTGKGGGRCPYLPETHRDPDRGYAGNKKGDSFPPAQSSGGTFLVRYDKNTFVIPEPDALNRYFKE